The Schistocerca nitens isolate TAMUIC-IGC-003100 chromosome 2, iqSchNite1.1, whole genome shotgun sequence nucleotide sequence CAAAAGTATAATCAGAAATCTACTCCCATATTTAATACACATGCGAAACACAGAATGTTTTGATTAGCGGAGTTTGCGACATATTCTACTCTAATGTTATAACAGTCAGAATTGCGAAAATTGTGAAACACCATCAAAACAAGTCTTCCGGCTGGTGTGGCTAACTATGCAATATACAGTTATTGATATGTGTTGAGATCAAACAGATCAAAAAAATATGTCTGTATCAgacatttcattaattaatttcctATTGCACCTCATTCCCAGTATCGCTAACAAATGTCATTAGAAGTGTGTATTAGAAACCAGATTTTCAATCCTCCAACAAGATATAAAAGAGTTGCTGAGTGTATCACAAATCACATTTGCTCCCCAGTACAATAAATGCTCTATGAAGAACCAAAGATCTTAAAGAGCAATTTAGCATTTCAAGTGCAACCCTGTTTTTGATTGGTATTAATAGTGTAAGATCCACCTTTCAGCTCTCAAACATCAGTTGCAATAAGAATTAAAACACCGCTACATTTAAATTTTCGATGCTGAGATATGTATGTGTCCCTTTCATCTGTCATTACATCTTTAATCTtccattaatttttttgtgctCTTTTCGACAAGCTTAATTAGTTGTTATACCTGGGCAACAACAAGAGATGTGTGTTACCTTCTAAAATTTTTTGAGTTGTATGGACTCCAACTTGAAGTATTAGGAAGGAGTTTTTAATGTTTTTGCTGAGTGTTATGTAAATAGAatgtagaggaggggggggggggaggaggagaaaggaaagaaaatgagaCTATTGATatgagctgcatcgggactttatgcagaatggtgagtgaaaatatgtgccagacaaGGATTCGAATCGAAGATCTCTTCCTTACTAGGCAATTGCATCAACCACAGTGCCACCCGGACATGGTGTTTATTGCAATAGCATGCCTCTTGGCTGACCCACATTTGCATCTAGTACCACCTGCGTGCAGTCCTTGTCCATGTCCTCCATACActctactttgagattcctgcaggaggtcagATGTAactatgcatctgcactgaaagtggtggattcattgcccatcaaggTGAATCAGTTACAGTGTTCTTTCACACCATGTCCAAAATAACACACCCacactttcatataatttttctgGGTAGCTGACCTGTCAGTTTTTACTGTTCAGTCTGCTGCAGGGGTCTGCTGCAGTATTTCAGCATATCTTCTTACAGACTCTGTACTAATATTTTGTAAAGTTTTTATTTGTGAGCATGTGTGTAGACTCACATGCTCTTTTTAAAATACAGGTGAGTGTGTTACTgtaacctttatttctcattcatatCCATTGACTTCCCAAACTTGCAGCAAAATCATTATCTTCCAACCTAGAGCTTGGTGACACCAAAAGTTGGCAGtaggggtggtggtgggaggagcgATGCGAAAACGGTCACAGTCCAGCAGGAACTTGTATTCACTTTTTAAGCATCCTTTTCTCCCTATTTTATTTCATGTGCTAAAAGTCTCAGATACAGAGCTCTCAACAACAGCTATATTCGCCATTGCCATGATCAGCATAGATACAGCCATGGATGTTCTTTTATTTTGACAGTATCCATGTTCTGTTTCACTATAAAAGGATCACTTCTGAAGACACAATAAGCATTTTAGTCGTAGATTATGTTCACTATTTGCTCCTTGTGATGAACATCATGTGTACTTTGTAGAATCTCAACAATTTTGTCTCTTTCTTTTCAGGAATGCTGTAATTGATCATTCACACATTCAGTGTAATTAACAACTTGAAGCAGATAAAGTTGGCATGAAGTAAACGATGCACGGGTGGAGTAAACTATAATTCATGCTCTCGGCCTTCTGAAGACCCATGTACGTAAACAAAGTGACACAATGAGGAAAGTTCCGAAACACAAAATGATAGCCAAGAGCTGTCCCAAGTGCTCCATGCAGTTACCTATTGCATCAAAGACATGTGCATGTGGACATATATTTGTTGGAAGGCGATCAAATGCTGCACAAGAGGGTGATGGCACAAGCATTACCCGTCGCCGTACAGAAAGGGTAAAACGAGAGAAGCCTAATTACTACGATGCATTGGAGTATGACAAGGAGACAAGGAAGCAGCAACAACGAAAGCGCAGTATGCGTACTTCTGCTGACCAGTCACAAAGCAAAAGTGATGAACAGATTGGTGCAGATGACGATGTTGTGCATCTCAAAAGGAAGCGGAAGCGCAACTTCAGAACAGAACAGGATAGTGATGATAGGGACAattgtttacaaataatttcaccAGAGAATGGCTTCAAATGTTCTGTTATTCTCTCTGAAATTAACCGAAAAATGGGTGTAACATCATGGAGAGTATAATTCCTGGATTTACATTTTGTGATGTAATAGGAATTTATATGTTATAGTAATCTCGTAGACAGGGGAACGATATACAGTTTTGCTTCCCTTGTTTCTTAGATTTCAAACAGGGTTAAATTGAAACAAGTTTGTGCCCTCCAGTAATTATGAACTGTATGCAGTAACCATATATTGATTCAAGCAGCAAATCTGCTTTTTGATTAATAAGTCACTGATGTTCCTTGCATTTGTTTCTTTCACCCACATGTGTGATTCATTTAATAACACCAAAAACATTCAGCTGAAAAGTTTTTGAGCATAGTAACTGAATGCTGAACTTAAGAATAAACATTTGCAGTTGTTCTCTCATTATATGAAAAGTGCTACAACTGATCAACACAGTATTACCTTTTCTTATTTGCAAGTATTTGGAAGCATAGCTGTGTTGTCAGGGCTTGTAATGGTGTAGCACTAAACCTTTATTGGACTTCATTCTGGTATCCATTAGAGAGTATATCCAATTAAATTGTATAAACAACTGTAATATGATGAAATTCAAATTCAATTTTCGTGCTAAGCACAGGTGAAGTGTTTACTGCCGTTTGTGACATTTACTACTGGATCATATATTGCTACTTACAGAGttataattttcatttctgtgttGCCTCTGCACTTGTTAACTGACAAAATTACACGTTTTATTACTTCAAAGTTATCATATAAATAGATGATTGTGTGTTAAAACGTTTATATCAGATTTGTTGTACGTCAGTGTCAAGTCGATGTATCAGATTGAAATTAATTTTCATACCATCAAACAATTTTTACTGGAATAGACTATTGTAATAATCAGTTGGGTATACATCATATCCATGAAACCATTTTCATTGTAAGTTCAGAAGAGTGTATAGCCAAAATTCTTTGTGAACAAATTACAAATATTTGCACATTGTATTGTTTTCACAATTTATTGCCTTCCACTTTAAGCTAAAATAGGGCATGTCCACAAGATTTTAACATTTTCTACTCTGTGTTCCAGAATTATTTTCGTTTGTTTGCAAATACTCGAATAACTTCCCTGTAAACTGTAAAGTTTGCAGTCTTGATCACATGTTAATTTATCTGAACAGATAATTGGTTTTACAGTCACCACCAGAGCTTATAAAAGACAGTGATGCAGAGTATGCATAGTTAATAAATGAGCTGATCAGTGTCTTGTCATTATAAATCCGGTGATGGCTGGAAAGCCAACACTGTTCAAAAAATTAGAATGTGATCAAGACTGCAAAATGTACAGATTCATATATCGAGGTAATTGTCTCCAGCAGAGGTCATCATTTAATGCCAAATGTGATGTTTCTGTGTAACCAAATTCAGCAAATGAACCAAATTCAGCAAATGTTGGATTAAGTGTGACACAGCAAATACATCCAGTTTTCTAAATTTTGATTGCACAGCTTTGGTTGACTTTACAAATGGACTCTAGATTTTTCATCTGAAGACAGCACAGCATCCAGTTTCCGCTACAGACTTCGCACTTAGGTCAGCCactgttgtggcagctggttggtaTCTTTACTGCTGTTACCATTTATATTGGTATAGCCTGGAGTTGAATTACTGAACTTCTtagcaaacaatggaaactccagataggaatatcaacaatgtaggaaaagatagattgctacttaccataaaggatACAAACTATAAGTTGCAAGATTGGCTCAGTTAAGACACGTACACACGAGCTTTCAGCCTCAGCCTTCGGACACACAAGCTTTTAACGTCAGCCATAATcggaaaaaagagaaacacacaccattcattcacacaagcaagcacatctcacacacatgTGAGCGCCGACTTTGGAAGCTCAGGTGTTCTAGCCTGAGCTGCTTGAGTTGGTGGTCATGtttgtgagatgtgcttgcttttataaataaatgtgtttttctctttttccaatGAAAGCAGAGGCCGAAAGCTTATGTGTGCCTTTTaatagtgcctgtctgcaacttagccaTTTACCATTACAGTAAGTAgcactctatcttttcctacatcggTGAACATCTTAGCCAAGTATTTATTCTATCATTCCATAACAGAAGGGAAGAACAGTTAGTGTGTAAAAATCACTGCAAATTTTAATCAAAAAGTATCTTGTTATAATAGCTGCTCTTGACCTTTGAACTGCTTTGCAATATGTTTGTCATGACTGTCTCAGCATTGGATATGCTTAAACAGAATAGCATATCATGTCAGTGAAGAATGCAACAGGACCAACTTAGGAATTATGCTGGCTCCTGTTGGTGTTTTAACAGAAGTTGGTCATACCGTGACTTGTTTAGTATTCATGCCTGAGGTTAATGCTTGTCTCTTCAAAAGTTCCAGTGCCAAATTTTGCCAGTTTCAAGAAAGTCACATACTGTACCTGGAAAACTTTTCTTGTGGTCTATCTTGTATTCACAGTGTAGAAATACAAATGCTGTTGAACCACATCAAGTCTATAGTATTAGAATCTTCTATACAACTCAGTATTAAGACAGTCCAACACTGCTAAATGTCATGTGGAATCCATATGGTACTGAGTAATACCGGCAGTAAAAGTACTCACATTGTGCCCTTCATTATACACAAAGTGATGCTACACAGATGCCTTCTCAGCTCAAACAGGAAAGTAACATGCACTGTAACATAATGTGTTACTCTTTCAAGACATTATGTTGACCTTGGTGTGTATAGTTTGCCATGAACAAGGCATTGGCCAAGAGTGGTGGTCTGTGTTGGCACACTCAAAGGAGCAGGTGCCCACtattttatttttggtatttttaagcTGTCTGCATTATTTGCCTGCATGTTAGTTTGTTAAAGATGATTGTATCCAAGTACAAATTGCCATTTCTTATCTTGGAAGTGATGTAACGGCTGATAAAAATACTTTGT carries:
- the LOC126234444 gene encoding UPF0547 protein C16orf87 homolog, translating into MRKVPKHKMIAKSCPKCSMQLPIASKTCACGHIFVGRRSNAAQEGDGTSITRRRTERVKREKPNYYDALEYDKETRKQQQRKRSMRTSADQSQSKSDEQIGADDDVVHLKRKRKRNFRTEQDSDDRDNCLQIISPENGFKCSVILSEINRKMGVTSWRV